The nucleotide sequence TGCGAGTCTCTTAAGTTGTTGTCCATAGAGTTCTTCATACACAAAGCTTACTCAGTAGCAGCTTGAATCAATCAAGTTTAGACGGGGTGGGAAGTGGAGTTGACTTACATGATCAAGTAACAAcacgtcatcttcttcctccagacGTGAAAAGTCAATGGCACGCTGCCCGGTGACCACTTCAAGAAGCATTATACCATAGCCGAAAACATCAGTTCTCTCAGATGACTTCCCTGTGGACAGATATTCTGGTGCAATGTGACCCATAGTCCCTCGGACTTGAGTGGTCACAGATGTCTTCTGTACATCCACCAACTTTGCCAAGCCAAAGTCGCCGACAACTGGTTCGAAACCTTCATCAAGCAAGACATTCGCGGCCTTGACATCACGGTGTATGATCTTAGGATTGCAGTGCTCGTGCAGGTACTCCAGTCCGCGCGCTGTGCCTATAGCCACTCGTTTCCTTGCATTCCAATCTAATATTGGTTCCCCAGGTTTAAATTCTGCACCATTCAACATTTCAACACAAGGAGCACATAAGAGAAAAGTATACAGatggaaagaaaacagaaaaactaacAAATAGATTTAGTCATTGTAAACTGAAAGGTAATGAATGTCCACAACAAAAACGAAGCAGACTAGAAAAACATTTAAGAAAAATCATGTTCTGGATGTAGAAGCAAATTGCATTTCACTCACTATAATCATTTAATAAACACTGGATGTTGGATTTTACTGACTGGCCCTTTTTCCTTTCTTTCATCACTTACCTGGATGGTATATCTCGGAAGATTATTTGATATTGCATTTTGGTCTATCTGTTCTTTACTCAGGATTTATACTGCCTACCAAGTAACTGTCTAGATCATTTTACGACTTACTAGAAACAAGTCTATGCATGCTGGCATCTTGCATTGGTAAAGCAAAATGAGCATATGAAATATAAAGATTCCAACAGGAAGCTATCTAAATTTTTAGAAGTACATTAGAATTGAAGTTACTAAGCCTAAATGAAGGTCCAAGACCAGTTACAGAATCTTTAAGCACATTGATGAAGGATCTGAGAAACTTCATAGAGTAGCACAACCGTAGGATTGCAGGAGATGAATCAGCTGGTCGATTGGTTAAGAAGAAAGAAAGTACCTCGCAAACGGTAGGCTACGCTAAGATTCTGCATGAAAGGATAAACAAGTAGACGTTCTGTTTGTGTTGTACAGAACCCAATCAATCTTAAAAGATTCCGGTGAACTGCAACACTAATCAGCTCAACTTCACGCAGGAAGGCAGCCTCCCCACCAGGACTTTCATAATCAGTTAACCGCTTTACGGCTATCTTAGTGCCATCTGGAAGTGCTCCTTTATATACTTTTCCAAAGCCCCCTTGTCCAAGAACATTTTTCTCACTGAAGTTATCAGTAGCGAGTTGTAATTCTCGCCATGCAAACCTTTTCAACTGCCCAAATGCAATTCTTCGGTCATCCTCACCTGTGGAAGTTATCAGATCTGTTAGTTAAATGAAAGAAAAATCTCGGCCTCTGCATACGAGGAATGCATTCAGCTACATATGATTGGTCAGTTCAATGCAATGCAACACATGAAAACTTCAAATTTGTAAGCTGGACATTGTGCCTCAAAAACACAGATGGTGCTACAGAGAAGTCGCAAAAGATGCTGGACACTAACTATTTCCATATAGCCAGAAACACTGTTACATGTGGTTCAGTAACAAAAAATCTGTGTATGCATACATAAACCAGTAAACCACATCTTTGTTTCGATAAGCTAATGAACAAGACTACAGGGGAAAAAACTATGAAGACAAACAAAGCGCCATATACACTACCTGATACATCCACAAAAACTTCACGCAGATGACCTTTTCTCCTTCCATTACAGATAATAAATAGAGCCCCTATGATGAGCAGCCCTATCACTCCACCAACTGTTCCAAGGACAATGCCTATTGTCGAACCATGGGATGAACCTATTAAAGAGTGATAAAATTAGCATATGCCTCAAAATCATTTTACAGACGTCAAATCAACACTCTACGTTTTGTGCTATCTGACAAGTGTACAATGCAGAACAGAAAAATATGACCCagggaaaaaacaaaagaaaatatggCTGGTTACCTTGGTAAGGCGAACTTGATGCACAAGGATGAGCGAAGTTTGCTCCACAAGTCAAGTTATTGCCAGAAAAGCTGTGAAAGAAATGAACCTTTGTTAGACCTTCTAATTAACACACATAGAATTAAATGTTATAATGACTCCCATTACTTGTAACGTGCAACTTGAAATAGTTGAGCAGGTATTGGACCGGAGAGATTATTGTAGGCCAACCGACTGTCATCATAAGAAAGAAATTAGTTGTATATGATAGGAGATTAAGAAAAATAGATATAAGCTCTTGTGGACAGAAATCACGAATATTAATATTACTAGTTTGCTGCTTACATGTCTGTCAAGCTTGAGATGGTTGCCAGTGTATCAGGAACAGTTCCACTTAGTCTGTTTTGACTTAGTATCCTGGTTACAGAACAAAAGGTGAATGGGAATCAGGGAATGTTAAATTACTGATGTTCATGACATTAAGTAGTAACAATTCTGATACATACAAGAGTTGGAGCTTCGAAAGATGGCCAAGAGAAGCTGGGATTTCTCCAACCAGCAGATTTTCTTCCAAATCTAAGCTTGTCAAACTAGATAGGTTCCCAAGCTGCTCTGGTATGGTACCGGTAATCTTGTTACCAGGTAAGGACCTGCAATGTCATGCACCACAAAGATTAACAAAAGTTGGAGAACGTGATCACATGACACAATACGACCATCACTTCATCTAGCAAGCATAGAAATATAGTCAGCATTTCTCACACCTGTTCCTATAGAATCATAAGGTAGAGACATAGAGTGGTCTTTTCAGCAAAATAAAAGAGTAAGATACAGTAGCTATTCTATCACAACAACCACTTAACATCTAAAAGATATTCTATTGCTCTAGACGAGTACACTTACAGAACATTCAAATGCTCGAGGTCTCCAATTCTTGGCGACAGAACTCCAGTGAACCCCATAGAAGCCAATGTTCTGCAGGAGGGTATCGGGTTAACTCATGATAAAACTGAATGTCTTAGTAAGAAATATGAATAACACGGTAAACAGAACCATATGGAGGCTTAGCAAGTGTTACAATGCATTTATAGAAAGTGGAGGTATATATGTGTCTGTCACATACTACCTCTGTACCGAAATAGAGTACTTGTAGTACCAAAATACTGGAGTAGTTTCATAACAAGTATGTTAGAAACCTTTATGTATGTTAGGAACCTGGCCCAACATCTTAACAAAACAAAACTCCATCCCTCCTTTTCAAGCTCGACATCCGGAAGGCTTTTGACTCGGTGCGTTGGGACTATATAGTTGACATTCTTCAGCGGAGGGGCTTCCCTAGCAGATTTCAGGATTGGATTGCCGTCCTCCTTGGAACTTCTTTATCGAGGGTCCTTCTCAATTGGGTGTCGGGCACTTCGATTACGCATGGCCAGGGTCTTAGACAAGGAGATCCGTAATCGCCGCTGCTTCGTCATTACCATCGATCCGCTGCAACAAATTCTCGACTTGGCCATGAGGCTTTGCCTCCTCCTTAAAATCTGGGGACGTGGCACCATCTTCAGGACATCCCTATACCCGGATGACAGCTGTTTTCATGGCACCAATAAAGGAAGATATCCAAAACCTTGCTTGTACTCTACATGGGTTTGGTGAGGTGACGTGGCTGCAATCAAACTTCCACAAGAGCTCGGTTGTGCCTATCTGGTGTGGGTACTTGGACTTGGAGAACATCCTCGAGGGGCTGCCTGCCATACGCACTTCTTTCCAATTGAGATATCTAGGCCTGCCGCTCTCGGTGTGGCAGCGCAGGCGGATAGACTTTCAACACCTCGAGGACAAAATCGCGGTGAAGCTCGTTCCTCGGGAGGGCATGAACATCACTTCGGCTGGTCATGGGGTGCTCGTGAAATCGATCCTCAACTCACAAACGATCGCCACCTTACGCCACTTGTCATCCCCCCACCCATCCTCAAAAGTATTAACAAGGTTGAGAGAGCATTTCTTTGGTCGAGGACCAATAAGGTGACGGGCGGGAAGTGCAAGGTGGGACTCCCCGTGGTTGCATGGCACAAGCCAAAAGACATCGCCCCGCTCATCTTAAAAGTGATTGGCATGAGCCAAAAGACTCCCCGTGGTCTTTCTTGGAACCACGTCCCGAATTCGTCGAGCTTTGGTCTCATCTTGCTCAAGTTCCTTTGAACTAGGATGTTGACAACTCCATCCATTGGAAGTTCTCTTCTAACAGGGAATACTTCGGCGGCGGAGGCATAAAAGGCTTAATTCTTGGGAGTTATCCTCACTCCAATGAACAAGATCATTCGGAAAGTGTAGGCTCCCCCAAAGGTCTTTTTTTTTGCATGGCTTGCTATCCAAAATAGGGTGTGGACGGCCGACCACTTGGAGCGGCGCCGTTGGAAAAATTGCGGCCTTTGCCCTTTGTGCAAGCGTGAGTATGAGTCTGCCGCTCACCTCTTCTTCAAATATCGATTCACATTGAGGTTTTGGCGGATGCTCAAGGATTGGTTAGGACTCGCAGACATCGACCCCTCCCAATAAGCGACTCATCATTCTACCGGAAGTTGGTGGATCAACACAGCTACATGAAGCAAGGCGATGGTATCCCTCATAATGTTCACCAATCGAGCCATCTGGAATGACAGAAATGCTTGAGTATTCCGAAAGAAATCTATGCCGCCACTAATTATTTTGGCAAACTTTAGCAAAGCTTTGGGTTTTCGCGGGGTCGAAGCATTTGAGTAATTTATTGCCGGGAGTAGTGGTTCCTCTTATGTTCCAAACCTTGTCTTCTCTTCTTAATTAGTGGATGAGGCgaatcttttgcctctgtttcaaaagcAGATGCACCTCAAATAATACTTGGACTTGTTTGCACAAATCGTAAGAGCTAACCAGAAATGGATATGGAATGCAAACGAAATAATCCCAGCTTCTAGCTACATGATCTATGGGAAAATATTGGCAGTACACAAAGTAAGCAAAGTGGCGAGAGATCCAGAATGGCAACTTACACTTGCACAACATTATTGTTACTGTCACAAATAACAGAATTCCAAGTGCAAGGGTTAACTTGATTTTGATTCCAGTCTGTAAGCTGTGTGCCAGTAGCGTTCAGCTTCAGCTTCATATCATATAATGCATCACCTAAGGAAACAAATGATATTTCATTGTTGATCATAAGAATATATGTTGCTTAATTAATCTAATCCATGATTGTGAATGTGCTCCAAAAGGATGGAATGACTATACAGATGATAGACATGCAAGCGGACCTTGGCGATCAGACGCTGCAAACGAGAGCAGAAATGTCAAAGTCATAATGATGCCGATCAGCCCCATCTTTCCTTTATTGTCACTGTAGTACCAATTGACTTCCTTATGAGAAGTTGCCCAGCTAGAAAATATGCACAGATTAATAATAGTAGCAGCAATCCATTGGCTACCTGGTTAAACAAAATCAGATCAGTGTGGAGCACAcgataaaagaaaaacaaaaacatagGTATTTCAAGTACACTATCGTCAGAGAAGATGGTTGGCTACAACATAAACCAGTACAAATCAATCTTCGCTTGCCTTGAAGACATTAATTCGAGTACTGCACATACAATTTGTAAACATTTGCCCCTAGAAGCATTATCACAAACACCTGATCAAGCAAAATCCTGTCACATATAAACTTGAACATGCACTGGAAAATCATGCATCCAGTACTCATCAAGGAATAATCAAAATTATGCTCTCACAACATCAAATCTACAGCAAGTGCTCATCCAATACAGAAATCAGGACAAAAATTGAACAAACAGACGATGCAAGAGGAAGGGGGCAGGGGGGtgaggggagagggaggaaggacgAAGGAGTTGTGGCTACCTGCCTACTGActggtcgccggcgtagctccTGTACTAGCGGCTGGGCGCGCcgcggcggcgggccggcggcggctaggaaccctagctgtcaCGCTCGGGAAGGACTCTGGCCGTT is from Triticum aestivum cultivar Chinese Spring chromosome 3A, IWGSC CS RefSeq v2.1, whole genome shotgun sequence and encodes:
- the LOC123062147 gene encoding LRR receptor kinase SERK2 translates to MGLIGIIMTLTFLLSFAASDRQGDALYDMKLKLNATGTQLTDWNQNQVNPCTWNSVICDSNNNVVQVTLASMGFTGVLSPRIGDLEHLNVLSLPGNKITGTIPEQLGNLSSLTSLDLEENLLVGEIPASLGHLSKLQLLILSQNRLSGTVPDTLATISSLTDIRLAYNNLSGPIPAQLFQVARYNFSGNNLTCGANFAHPCASSSPYQGSSHGSTIGIVLGTVGGVIGLLIIGALFIICNGRRKGHLREVFVDVSGEDDRRIAFGQLKRFAWRELQLATDNFSEKNVLGQGGFGKVYKGALPDGTKIAVKRLTDYESPGGEAAFLREVELISVAVHRNLLRLIGFCTTQTERLLVYPFMQNLSVAYRLREFKPGEPILDWNARKRVAIGTARGLEYLHEHCNPKIIHRDVKAANVLLDEGFEPVVGDFGLAKLVDVQKTSVTTQVRGTMGHIAPEYLSTGKSSERTDVFGYGIMLLEVVTGQRAIDFSRLEEEDDVLLLDHVKKLQREGNLDAIVDRNLNNSFDRQEVEMMMQIALLCTQGSPEDRPSMSEVVRMLEGEGLAERWEEWQQVEVTRREDYERMQQRFDWGEDSIYNQDAIELSAGR